The Cryptococcus deuterogattii R265 chromosome 3, complete sequence genome has a segment encoding these proteins:
- a CDS encoding STE/STE7 protein kinase — translation MTDPTPPTLASLSLTDEASTPTPEEKPENSAEESKSTASPPSGTSVGTQSPSTSPLQRPQPAQTNDKAPGTSSPAGRPQPLHVAASAPTIPSTNTVRPQPGARPGVARGMPAPMGMRAQAGRGAGGPHMQTKMLPSLQAKMDKIAASRQGPPPSSGMHDPNATSMGALLRSQALRAPGASQQVPPGPGPASGPFGLAARRAAAGGPPRPNLGMMGMGASAPGAVGRGSGLSGRRGPPGGLTLSGMKGAIKDEGNKFSDFQSVMDPSGSLRFSKKAVLHAKGVDFEDGQSFKINMDEIEVLGELGKGNYGSVHKVFHRPTGVTMAMKEIRLELDDSKLNGIIMELDILHRAVAPEIVEFYGAFTIESCVYYCMEYMDAGSLDSLTGGGVQAKDQTKDEEEDATKRVPEGVLRRITARIVKGLRFLKDELQIIHRDVKPTNVLINGKGEVKMCDFGVSGQLEKSLAKTNIGCQSYMAPERIKSETANQNPTYTVSSDVWSVGLSIVELAKGCYPYPPETYANVFAQLQAIVHGTPPTLPPGYSDDANDFVAKCLEKDPNRRPTYAQLLEHPFLLADKGAEVDMVGWVERALKRKAERGIASLNPIQPPITLEP, via the exons ATGACAGATCCTACGCCCCCCACACTCGCTAGTCTCTCCTTGACAGACGAGGCCTCTACTCCGACTCCCGAAGAGAAACCCGAAAACTCCGCCGAAGAGTCCAAGTCCACTGCTTCACCGCCCTCGGGCACATCCGTTGGCACCCAGAGtccttccacctcgccTCTTCAGCGCCCTCAGCCCGCGCAGACAAATGACAAGGCCCCAGGTACATCCTCTCCGGCTGGCAGGCCCCAACCATTACATGTCGCTGCGTCGGCACCCACTATCCCCTCTACCAACACCGTTCGTCCGCAGCCTGGCGCTCGTCCTGGAGTGGCGAGGGGTATGCCTGCGCCAATGGGGATGAGAGCTCAAGCTGGTCGAGGCGCTGGTGGTCCCCACATGCAGACCAAGATGTTGCCCAGTTTGCAGGCTAAGATGGACAAG ATTGCCGCGTCCCGCCAAGGCCCACCTCCGTCTTCTGGCATGCATGATCCGAATGCCACATCTATGGGCGCCCTCTTGCGCTCTCAAGCTCTCCGAGCGCCCGGTGCATCTCAACAAGTTCCTCCTGGCCCTGGACCGGCTTCAGGTCCGTTCGGTCTCGCCGCTCGACGCGCAGCTGCTGGAGGTCCTCCGCGACCGAACCTGGGTatgatgggtatgggtGCAAGCGCGCCGGGTGCGGTTGGACGAGGATCTGGTCTGTCGGGTAGAAGGGGACCCCCTGGAGGATTGACATTGAGTGGGATGAAGGGTGCGATCAAGGATGAGGGAAACAAGTTTTCAGATTTTCAAAGTGTCAT GGACCCTTCCGGATCGCTGAGATTCTCAAAGAAGGCTGTCCTGCATGCAAAGGGTGTGGATTTTGAAGATGGGCAAAGTTTCAAAATCAACatggatgagattgaggtgcTTGGAGAACTAGGAAAAGGCAATTATGGTTCTGTTCACAAAGTTTTCCACCGTCCGACAGGCGTCACCATGGCCATGAAG GAAATTCGGTTAGAACTTGATGATTCCAAGCTTAACGGTATCATTATGGAACTCGACATTCTACATCGGGCCGTTGCTCCCGAAATAGTCGAATTCTACGGTGCATTCACTATTGAATCCTGTGTCTATTACTGTATGGAGTACATGGATGCCGGTTCACTCGATTCCCTCACTGGTGGCGGTGTGCAAGCCAAGGATCAGacaaaggatgaagaagaagatgcgACAAAGCGAGTGCCAGAGGGCGTATTAAGGAGAATAACAGCAAGAATCGTGAAAGGATTGAGATTCTTGAAGGATGAGTTGCAGATCATCCATCGAG ACGTCAAGCCCACAAATGTGTTGATCAATGGCAAGGGAGAGGTCAAGATGTGTGACTTTGGTGTTTCAGGTCAGCTCGAAAAGAGTTTAGCCAAAACCAACATTGGTTGTCAATCCTACATGGCC CCCGAACGTATCAAATCTGAAACAGCCAACCAAAATCCTACATACACTGTCTCCTCAGACGTCTGGTCTGTCGGTCTGTCCATTGTAGAGCTCGCCAAGGGATGCTACCCCTATCCCCCAGAGACGTATGCGAATGTGTTTGCGCAGTTGCAGGCGATTGTGCATGGCACTCCGCCAACGTTGCCCCCTGGATACAGCGATGACGCGAATGATTTCGTTGCCAAGTG CCTTGAGAAGGATCCCAACCGACGACCGACTTATGCTCAGCTCTTAGAACATCCTTTCTTGTTAGCAGACAAGGGCGCAGAAGTCGATATGGTTGGATGGGTAGAACGAGCGCTGAAGCGCAAGGCGGAGAGGGGAATTGCCAGCCTCAATCCTATCCAACCACCTATTACTCTGGAACCATAA
- a CDS encoding ATP-dependent RNA helicase DBP4 encodes MAPGDKNQGSSKPQTKQRGTKGKNAQPRLKSNQLKRLKTNEELKDLQNRVDNFVPPSEITLFSELPMSSKTQKGLKSSHFLNPTPIQSLAIPPALQARDILGSAKTGSGKTLAFLIPLLERLYLEKWGPMDGLGAVVISPTRELAVQTFMQLRDIGKYHNFSAGLVIGGKPLKEEQERLGRMNILIATPGRLLQHLDSTVGFDSSAVKVLVLDEADRLLDLGFLPALKAIVSHFSPVQTAPGSRPSRQTLLFSATQSKDLAALAKLSLHEPLYISCNKPGEEGVMPANLEQYYAVVPLERKLDALWGFVKSHLKMKGIVFVTSGKQVRFIFETFRRLHPGLPLMHLHGKQKQPTRLDIFQRFSSSKSALLICTDVAARGLDFPAVDWVIQLDCPDDVDTYVHRVGRTARYQSAGTALTILCPSEEEGMKARWGEKAIEVKRIKIKESKMGNLKQSMQNFAFKEPEIKYLGQRAFISYMKSIHIQKDRSIFKIDELPAEAFAESMGLLGAPQIKLGNQKATKVRGPSKEELAREAEKEGEEDEEEEDGRVVVGSDEESEEDESEDKGSEDEEEEIDDEEEIGEGSGSDEESEGEEGVSKPKAPAVRTKFDRMFERKNQSILTPHYTALITHDADNAAGAGEADDDDDVFTLARRDHNLSDDEEADIDATIGAEALAAELKKPLITSEDLSKRKLKAAASKKGLLKSRPGPEKVLFDEETGEAREFYKSGVDVEKEMSAADKRREYLEKEREIMKIQDKIDKEVAREKKKELKRKRKERERELRQMEMGDEPVAYLGGDDDYDSADEDRSLSPSPAPSSEPERHAKKQRRGKVQESEGGDLEDEEALALRLLQGS; translated from the exons ATGGCACCTGGAGACAAGAACCAGGGATCTTCCAAGCCTCAAACCAAACAAAGGGGCACAAAGGGCAAAAATGCCCAACCTAGGCTTAAGTCAAATCAGCTCAAGAGGTTAAAGACTAATGAGGAGCTCAAGGATTTGCAGAACCGTGTGGATAACTTT GTCCCTCCATCTGAGATAACGTTGTTCTCAGAGCTTCCCATGTCTTCAAAGACACAAAAAG GCTTGAAGAGTAGCCACTTCCTTAACCCTACACCTATCCAATCACTCGCCATCCCTCCTGCCCTCCAAGCGCGTGACATTCTTGGCTCAGCCAAGACTGGCTCCGGTAAAACCCTCGCTTTCCTAATTCCCCTACTCGAACGTCTTTACTTGGAAAAATGGGGACCTATGGACGGTCTCGGAGCGGTAGTTATCTCGCCTACAAGAGAACTGGCTGTTCAGACGTTTATGCAGCTGAGAGATATTGGGAAGTACCACAACTTTTCTGCGGGTTTAGTCATTGGTGGTAAGCCcttgaaggaggagcaggaacGATTAGGGAGGATGAACATTTTAATCGCGACACCTGGAAGGTTGTTGCAGCATTTGGATAGTACAGTCGGATTTGACTCATCAGCAGTCAAGGTCCTTG TCTTGGATGAAGCTGATCGGCTTCTCGATCTTGGTTTCCTTCCCGCCCTCAAGGCTATCGtttcccatttctcccCCGTTCAAACAGCTCCTGGCTCCCGTCCTTCTCGCCAAACCCTGTTATTCTCCGCTACCCAATCCAAAGATCTCGCCGCCCTTGCCAAACTTTCATTGCACGAGCCTCTGTATATCAGCTGCAACAAAcctggagaagaaggtgtgATGCCCGCCAACTTGGAGCAATACTATGCTGTGGTACCTCTGGAAAGAAAGTTGGACGCTCTTTGGGGATTTGTGAAGAGtcatttgaagatgaagggtaTTGTTTTTGTAACTAGTGGCAAACAG GTTCGATTCATCTTTGAGACTTTTAGACGTCTCCACCCCGGTCTTCCACTCATGCATCTTCACGGCAAGCAAAAGCAACCTACGCGTCTCGACATTTTCCAACgattctcctcctccaaatcaGCACTTCTCATATGTACCGACGTTGCAGCCCGTGGTCTCGACTTCCCTGCCGTAGACTGGGTTATCCAGCTTGATTGCCCTGATGATGTCGATACCTACGTCCATCGAGTTGGACGGACGGCGAGGTACCAGAGTGCGGGTACAGCTTTGACTATCCTTTGTCCgagcgaagaggagggaatgAAGGCTAGATGGGGAGAGAAAGCAATCGAAGTGAAGAGGATAAAGATCAAGGAGAGTAAAATGGGCAACTTGAAGCAGTCTATGCAGAACTTTGCGTTCAAGGAGCCCGAAATTAAGTACCTCGGTCAACGT GCTTTCATCTCATACATGAAATCTATCCACATCCAGAAAGACAGGTCTATCTTCAAGATCGACGAACTTCCCGCTGAGGCCTTTGCCGAGTCTATGGGTCTCCTTGGTGCCCCTCAAATTAAGTTGGGCAACCAGAAGGCTACCAAGGTGCGAGGACCGAGCAAGGAGGAATTGGCCAgggaagcagagaaggaaggagaagaggatgaagaagaggaagatgggagagtggtggtgggaagtgatgaggaaagtgaggaagatgaaagtgaagatAAAGGATctgaggacgaagaggaagagatcgatgatgaggaagagattggcGAGGGAAGTGGTAGCGAcgaagagagtgaaggggaggaaggcgtTTCCAAG CCCAAAGCACCTGCCGTCCGTACCAAGTTTGACCGCATGTTTGAACGCAAGAACCAATCTATCCTCACACCCCACTACACTGCCCTCATCACCCACGATGCTGACAACGCCGCTGGAGCTGGCGAAgccgacgatgacgatgacgtCTTCACCCTTGCCCGTCGCGACCACAACCTgtctgatgatgaggaggctgaTATCGATGCTACTATCGGCGCTGAGGCTCTTGCTGCCGAATTGAAGAAACCACTTATCACATCTGAAGATTTATCCAAGCGAAAACTCAAGGCAGCCGCGTCTAAAAAGGGTTTGCTGAAGAGCAGGCCAGGTCCCGAAAAGGTGCTGTTCGATGAAGAGACTGGTGAGGCTCGAGAGTTCTACAAGAGCGGcgtggatgtggagaaagagatgagcGCAGCGGATAAAAGAAGGGAGTActtggagaaagagagagaaattATGAAGATTCAGGACAAGATTGACAAGGAAGTCGCtagggaaaagaagaaagagttaaagaggaagagaaaggagagggagagagag CTGCGacagatggagatgggtgatGAGCCCGTCGCTTACCttggtggagatgatgacTACGACTCTGCTGATGAAGATCGATCActttcaccttctcctgcaCCCTCTTCAGAACCCGAACGACATGCCAAGAAGCAACGACGAGGAAAAGTCCAGGAGTCCGAGGGTGGtgatttggaggatgaggaagctCTCGCACTTAGATTACTGCAAGGATCGTAA
- a CDS encoding diphthamide biosynthesis protein 1, which translates to MPVPVDDPTTTLEPTEGIEKPAKPAVKSRKRFVGSSKAATSRPVVRRVANQVPDDILHDKELNAAIAALPGNYNFEIHKTIYHIRRDNVQSVALQMPEGLMMYGCAIADIIERFTGALPMMLADVTYGACCIDDYTAKEMGAEMIVHYGHSCLIPVSQTTLKTLYVFVEIGIDTPHLSLSVRRNFPSSRYAFQRLILGAGEAAPGGKVPITLESTDESAQSNPDLSENDLPTRLALVSTIQFVAATQALRADLETAMPPLEKEEVEQEEEGMVAKVRRGDIGVWRGRYEVTVPQAKPLSPGEVLGCTAPKLNDVDALIYVGDGRFHLESIMIANPTVPAFRYDPYSKKFTREVYDHTEMRGLRGDAVKAARKNLDDQGSGSWAVLLGTLGRQGSLAVLKSIQNSLPADSIPPLLLLLSELSPAKLALLPNSQISTFIQTSCPRLSIDWGYAFSRPLLSPYEASVAVGRVKGWGGLSLENGKEGGKLEGEGDYPMDFYADNSLGDWTPRHNPPRPRPARVRPQAQACAQN; encoded by the exons ATGCCTGTCCCAGTAGACGATCCTACAACAACACTGGAGCCGACGGAAGGTATTGAAAAGCCTGCAAAGCCCGCTGTCAAGTCACGCAAGCGTTTCGTCGGTAGCTCCAAAGCTGCAACATCTAGACCGGTGGTCAGGCGAGTTGCTAATCAAGTGCCGGATGATATATTGCATGATAAGGAGTTGAACGCTGCTATTGCTG CTTTGCCTGGAAACTATAACTTTGAGATTCATAAGACTATCTATCATATCCGAAGAGACAATGTGCAGAGCGTAGCACTGCAAATGCCTGAGGGTTTGATGATGTATGGGTGTGCTATCGCAGATATAATTGAAAG ATTTACCGGTGCATTACCAATGATGCTGGCTGATGTAACCTATGGAGCATGTT GTATTGACGATTATACGGCAAAGGAAATGGGTGCAGAAATGATTGTTCACTACGGCCATTCATGTCTCA TCCCTGTATCCCAGACGACTCTCAAGACCCTCTATGTCTTTGTTGAAATTGGCATTGACACAcctcatctctccctttctgTCCGACGCAacttcccttcctctcgaTATGCATTCCAGCGCCTCATTTTAGGAGCTGGCGAAGCTGCACCCGGTGGTAAAGTTCCCATCACGCTTGAATCCACCGATGAATCGGCCCAGTCGAACCCGGATCTTTCAGAGAACGACCTCCCCACCCGCCTTGCTCTAGTTTCTACCATTCAGTTTGTAGCCGCCACTCAGGCTCTCCGTGCTGATTTGGAGACGGCCATGCCCCctttggagaaagaggaagttgagcaggaagaagaagggatggttGCTAAAGTAAGGAGAGGTGATATTGGAGTGTGGAGGGGTAGGTATGAGGTGACCGTGCCCCAGGCGAAGCCTTTGAGTCCTGGAGAGGTTTTGGGGTGTACAGCGCCAAAGTTAAATGATGTCGATGCACTAAT ATACGTCGGTGACGGTCGATTCCATCTCGAATCAATAATGATCGCCAACCCCACCGTCCCCGCTTTCCGATATGATCCGTATTCCAAAAAATTCACTCGAGAAGTGTACGACCACACAGAAATGCGCGGTTTGCGAGGAgatgctgtcaaggctGCTAGGAAAAACCTTGATGACCAAGGTTCAGGTAGTTGGGCCGTCTTACTCGGTACCCTGGGTCGACAAGGTAGTCTTGCCGTCTTGAAATCCATCCAAAACTCTCTTCCTGCCGATTCCATACCGCcacttctcctccttctctccgaATTGTCTCCGGCCAAACTCGCCCTCTTACCGAATTCTCAAATATCGACATTTATTCAAACATCATGCCCCCGTCTATCCATCGATTGGGGATATGCTTTCTCTCGACCGCTACTAAGTCCGTACGAGGCAAGTGTCGCCGTTGGGCGGGTCAAAGGCTGGGGTGGATTAAGCCtggaaaatggaaaggaaggaggtaaGCTGGAAGGCGAGGGAGATTATCCGATGGACTTCTATGCGGATAATTCCTTGGGTGATTGGACGCCGAGACATAATCcgccaaggccaaggccTGCCAGAGTCAGGCCACAAGCTCAGGCTTGCGCCCAGAATTAG
- a CDS encoding coiled-coil domain-containing protein 12: protein METNLAATTAARKERLIALRKRKEAVDAGTSDGQTHFALKQRNYDPETRGFRKRETGEEGEDTVEKAVEGLAEQIIKEDEEKRNEELDLFNIQPKRANWDLKRDMNNRMGKLERKTNEAIATIFRQRLQAMRKNEDPNAQVDLVAGIAAAEHERDERAISEDSD, encoded by the exons ATGGAGACAAACCTCGCAGCCACAACAGCAGCTAGGAAGGAGCGTCTCATAGCCCTTAGGAAACGGAAAGAAGCGGTCGACGCTGGGACGAGCGATGGCCA AACACACTTTGCCCTTAAACAAAGGAATTACGATCCTGAAACGCGTGGGTTCCGTAAACGTGAGactggtgaagaaggggaggataCGGTCGAAAAGGCTGTAGAAGGATTGGCAGAGCAGATCATtaaggaggacgaggagaagCGAAATGAAGAGCTT GATCTATTCAACATTCAGCCTAAACGTGCAAACTGGGATCTCAAACGAGATATGAACAACCGCATGGGCAAGCTGGAACGCAAAACGAATGAGGCGATTGCTACCATCTTCC GACAACGATTACAAGCAATGCGGAAGAATGAGGATCCGAATGCTCAAGTGGATTTGGTAGCTGGTATCGCGGCAGCGGAGCATGAGCGGGATGAACGGGCGATATCAGAGGACAGTGATTAa
- a CDS encoding methylenetetrahydrofolate reductase encodes MPHLTSLIATHNGPFHNYEFFPPLTDPGFVNLLDRIRRLTSPPFQAPLAVSVTWGAGGSTAERSLELAQQIVGMGVEVILHLTCTNMPKDKVDTALQRCKDLGISNILALRGDPPREEEYAINPTSTPDFFKHADDLVRYIRQTHGDYFCIGVAGYPNPHPDSESEEEDFKWFKAKCDAGADFIVTQLFYDVDVFSEWVKTCRAKGINQPIIPGIMPIQNYASFRRLVNLTKCPVPDSITSDLQPISSDDAAVKRYGAELATKMVNQIIESGLVPGVHFCTLNLEKSVRTILDNLGWSATSKTSASDGVVKNKLIQDDSQAVNGIQINGKAGKTQNPAKDLSISPSEANQLAQLGLTSTTLPPAPKTGLSAQGATGEDSWDEFPNGRFTDVRSPAYGEIDGWGSGLKITAAQALKEWGVPVSTSDLSALFTAYLHSDPNHLTTPFCDLPLSPESHMILPHLLALNSAKVQHWTVGSQPAVDAAKSEDGVVGWGPRGGYVFQKAFVEFFVTEDEVNRLTKKVEEEGKGLITMYAANRKGAFRTNTDKDSVNAVTWGVFPGQEIAQSTIIEETSFLAWKEEAFDIWTEWSLLYPRNTPSRKLLEGIANEWWLVSLIHHDYKDQDALWRFLLEDLQ; translated from the exons ATGCCCCATCTCACATCCCTTATAGCCACGCACAATGGCCCATTCCATAACTACGAGTTCTTCCCACCACTCACAGACCCCGGTTTCGTGAACCTCCTCGACCGTATCCGCCGACTCACTTCTCCACCCTTCCAAGCCCCCCTTGCAGTCTCCGTGACATGGGGCGCTGGCGGTTCAACAGCCGAGAGGAGTCTCGAGCTTGCACAGCAGATTGTGGGTATGGGTGTGGAGGTCATCTTGCATCTCACTTGCACCAACATGCCCAAGGACAAGGTCGACACGGCTCTCCAA AGATGTAAAGACCTCGGTATCTCCAACATTCTTGCTCTCCGAGGCGATCCTCccagagaagaggaataCGCAATCAACCCTACTTCCACTCCCGATTTCTTCAAGCATGCCGATGATCTTGTCCGCTACATCCGTCAGACGCACGGCGACTACTTTTGCATCGGCGTTGCTGGCTACCCTAATCCGCACCCCGACTCAGAgtcagaggaggaggatttCAAGTGGTTTAAGGCAAAGTGCGACGCCGGTGCCGACTTTATCGTCACGCAACTGTTTTACGATGTCGACGTATTTTCGGAGTGGGTCAAGACTTGCCGTGCCAAGG GAATCAACCAACCCATAATCCCCGGAATCATGCCCATCCAAAACTATGCGTCTTTCCGACGACTGGTGAACCTCACCAAATGCCCCGTGCCCGATAGCATTACCTCTGATCTCCAACCCATTTCCTCAGACGATGCCGCTGTCAAGCGCTACGGTGCCGAACTCGCCACCAAGATGGTCAATCAAATCATTGAATCTGGCCTTGTTCCTGGTGTCCACTTTTGTACACTCaacttggagaagagtgtgAGGACGATTTTGGACAATCTCGGGTGGTCAGCGACCAGCAAGACGAGCGCGAGCGACGGTGTGGTGAAAAATAAACTCATCCAGGATGATAGCCAGGCGGTAAATGGTATCCAAATCAACGGCAAGGCTGGTAAAACTCAAAATCCCGCAAAGgacctctccatctctccctccgAAGCAAACCAGCTTGCGCAACTCGGTCTCACCTCCACTACACTCCCCCCTGCACCCAAGACCGGTCTCAGTGCTCAGGGAGCTACCGGCGAAGATAGTTGGGACGAATTTCCCAACGGTAGATTCACCGACGTCCGATCACCCGCTTACGGTGAGATTGACGGTTGGGGTAGCGGTCTCAAGATCACCGCCGCCCAAGCGCTCAAAGAATGGGGTGTACCCGTTTCCACCTCTGATCTCTCGGCGCTGTTCACAGCTTACCTCCACTCAGACCCGAATCATCTCACAACCCCGTTTTGCGAcctccccctctctccTGAATCACACATGATCCTCCCTCACCTACTTGCGCTTAACTCTGCCAAGGTCCAGCACTGGACGGTCGGCTCCCAGCCGGCGGTAGATGCTGCGAAGAGTGAAGATGGGGTTGTGGGTTGGGGTCCGAGAGGAGGCTACGTGTTCCAAAAGGCGTTTGTGGAGTTCTTCGTgacggaagatgaggtgaACAGGTTGACgaaaaaagtggaggaggagggtaaggGGCTTATCACCATGTACGCGGCGAACAGAAAA GGCGCTTTCAGGACCAATACTGACAAGGATTCGGTCAATGCTGTCACATGGGGTGTGTTCCCCGGCCAAGAGATTGCCCAATCCACCATCATTGAGGAAACTTCATTCCTCGCTTGGAAG GAGGAAGCATTCGATATCTGGACTGAATGGTCTCTCCTCTACCCCCGCAACACACCTTCACGCAAGCTCCTTGAGGGCATCGCTAATGAATGGTGGCTCGTCAGCTTGATTCACCATGATTATAAAGATCAAGATGCCTTGTGGAGATTCTTGTTGGAGGATCTCCAGTAA